CGTGCTCCGCTGATGACGATTTTCGACAAGTCGTTGGAGGACATCCACGAGGTTCCGCCGGGCCATATCATTGTGGTCACTAAGGGGGGAGAGGTTACCAAGAGCGTATTCCGCGAACCTGAGCCCGAGCCCAAGCAGTGCTCGTTTGAGCGGATTTATTTCTCCCGTGGCAATGACGCTGACATTTACAAAGAGCGAAAGGCTTTGGGTGCGGGACTATGTGAGCAGATCATGGACGGGATCGACCGGGATCTGGAAAACACGGTTATCAGCTTCGTTCCAAACACTTCGGAAGTCGCCTATTTTGGCGTGCTGGCAGAGTTGCGTTTGATTCGCCGCCAAGAGGTTAAGACCCAGATTCTCGAAGCTGCGGAGAAAGGGGAACTGGATGCCGCCAAACTCGACGAGCTTGTGATGAAGAATTGGCCCCGCGGCGAGAAAATCGCCCACAAGGACCAAAAGCTTCGTACCTTCATTTCGACGGAAAATTCTCGAAACGAGATGGCCTCCCACGTCTACGACGTCACTTATGGGATCATTAAGGATAACGATAATCTCGTCTGTGTGGACGACTCCATCGTACGCGGAACGACGCTTCGCAAGTCTGTGCTCAAGATCTTGGGCAGCCTAAATCCCAAGAAGATCATCATTGCCTCCACTGCTCCGCAGATCCGCTATCCGGACTGCTATGGCATCGACATGTCAGAGCTCGGCAAGTTCATCGCCTTCGAGGCGGCCATCGAGCTGCTGAAGGAAAAAGGGAAGAAGGATGTGATCGGCGAGGTTTACCGTAAGTGCCTAGAAGCTGAGAAAGGAGAGGCGCCGAACACGGTTAATTATGTGCAGGAAATCTACGCTCAGTTCACTGACGACGAAATTTCCGCCAAGATCGCCCAACTCGTCTACCCATACGATACTTCTTGGAAGGGCGAACTGCAGGTGATTTACCAGACCGTTGAAAATCTTCACAAGGCTTTGGATGGCCACGATGGAGATTGGTATTTCACTGGCAACTACCCGACTCCGGGTGGTTTCCAAGTCGTCAATCGCGCGTTTATCAACTATTACGAAAAGGCCAAAGGCCGCTCCTATTAAGCCTCCTCCAACCCCGTTAACATAGGAATTTCATCACTAGATGGCTGCTAAGAAGAAAACAAAAGCATACGCTCAAGTGGGCGTTAACATCGATCTGGCTGACCGCATGAAGGGCGGCCTCAAGGAGTCTCTTAAGAGCGCTTCCCGTCCAGAGGTTCTTGGCGCGGTAGGTGGTTTCGGCGGACTCTTCGACTTGTCTAAGTCCAAATACAAGGAGCCTGTGCTCGTCAGCAGTATTGACGGAGTGGGTACGAAGCTGAAGATCGCCTTTGAGTCCGGCAAGCACAAGAGCGTGGGCATGGATATCGTGAATCACTGTATCGACGATATTTCCGTTATCGGCGCGGAACCGCTTTTCTTCCTCGATTACCTTGGTCTCGGAAAGCTGGAGCCAAAAGTCTTTAAGCAGATCCTAGCTGGTATTTCTCAAGCTTGTGCTAGCGCTAACTGCGCTTTGATTGGCGGGGAAACTGCTCAGCTCCCTGATATGTATTCGCAGGGCGAGTACGATATCGCGGGTGTTATCGTGGGAATCGCGGAAAAGAAGAAGATGCTCTCCGGCTCTACGATCCGTCCAGGCGATGTGGTGGTCGGTTTGCCTTCTAGCGGTCTTCATACCAACGGCTATACTTTGGCTCGTAAGGTCATTTTTGATACTGCCAAGCTCACGCTTAAGGACAAGGTCCCCGGTACGCGTCAAAGCATTGAGAAGGCTCTCATGGAGCCGCACACCAACTATGCTCCGCTGCTTCAGCCATTGCTCGCTAAGTTTAATCAAGGCACTTCGTCCAAGGTTCGCAAGGGCAACGCCGTCTTCGGTATCGCTCACATCACCGGTGGTGGATTTACTGGAAATATCCCACGTATCCTGCCCGAAAAGGTTGATATCGAGATCGAGACTTCGACCTGGGAGCCACTGCCGATCTTCAAGCTGATCGGCGAGAAGGGCGGAATAGACTTCGACGAGATGTACGAAGTCTTCAATATGGGTATCGGTATGACTCTGATCGTTGACGGCAAGCAAGCCGATGAAGTGCTAGAGTTCTGCCAGGCCAACGGTTGCAAGGCTGTAAAGATCGGCCAAGCCGTTAAGGGAACCGGTAAGGTTCAGCTCAAGAAATAGAGCAACTCGAAATAGCTTTTCAAAAGACCGTAGCTTCGTGGGCTACGGTCTTTTTTTTCGTGCGTAAATGGTGGGGCATCTCGACTAAATACCCTCAAAAACAGAATTTTCGATGTGGGCGGTTTACTTGATAGGGGAGGGATGACTGTTTTTCTTGATCTGAATGGAAGGAGCTAGCTTCTCTCTATTTCTTGCTTCAATTTGCTCGGAACCATGAGAGTCGAAGTTTTAGCTGCACTTTTCCTATTGTCCTCGCTGTTGGCGGCTTGCTCTCCAAAGCCGGAAAGAAAAGTTGCAGGCTCTGAATGGCTGGAGGCTGAACGCGGCGGTTCGTCCTATGACGTCTTAGCGTATCCGCTCACTGAGGACGAGCTCGTTTGGTTCGAAAGCAGTTTACCAATATTGGAGACCATAGCTCGTGAGCATAGCTCTGAATGGGCACATATTTCCGAGTCGGAGGATCCTTCTGAAGCGGCGCAGCAAGGCGTATTTTGGAAGCGCAGTGGCGTGCTGGGAAGCGATGTGATGTCTGTCATGCTCAAGCTTACCTTTCTGCAGGAGTTTTCCGATGCGGACGAAACTGTGGAGACTGATATGCGTGAGAATCTTGCTTGGTTGGAAAAAAGAATGGAAGGTGGTGAAGCTAAGCAGGAATTGCTGGAGATGGCTGATTCGATTCGCAGCATCTTGACGGTACTGGAGGCTCACCGTGAAGCGAAGGCCTTCCAGTTTTACCTCCAAAACAAGGTGCGTATGGATGCGGCGCTTGACCGATTCCTCGCGGTCGGCGAACAATAGGCGAAACCCGAAATCGAATTTATTATGCTAGTTCACATAGTTCTCTTTAACCTAACTCCTGGAATGAGCGACGAGCAGGTCGCCGCGTTCGAAAAGGATCTTAACTCTTTGGCCACCATCGAGGTCGCAAAGGCTTGCTACGTGGGCACGGTTTCCGACACCGCCAAACGTCCGGTCGTGCAAACGGATTGGGACTACATGCTGACCGTGGTACTCGAGAACGTGGCGGACCACGATCTTTACCAGCAACACCCGACTCATCAGGCCTTTATCGCCAACCAAAAGCAGTTCTTCGGACAGGTTCGCGTTTTCGACGCGGACTAGAACACGACCTTGGCCGGATCTTTTCGGATCCGGCTTTTTATTGCAGGCGGCCGATCCAGTTCATGGATACGCCTTCAGGGTGACGCTCGAGTGACAAGTGGCTCGGGCTTACGTATCGCGCCTTGACAGTTTTTAGGGGAGGGGTAGAAAGTAATTCCCCATGGAAGCTGCCCTTATGGAGCCGGTCTTGGTACTCAACCGGTTATGGCAGGCGGTAAATGTAATTGCCGCCAAGCGGGCCTTTTCGCTCCTCGCGAGTGGCCACGCGCAAATAGTCCATGCGGAAGACGAGAGTTTCGAAGTCTTCAACATGATGGATTGGGTGGATTTCTCCCGCCACAATCCGCCGCTAAGTGAACAGGAAATCGTCAACACCGTGCGTCACCCGATCCGGGTGCCCCGCGTGATTCTACTTTCAGTTTTTGATCGAGTGCCCCGCAAGGAGATCAAACTGACCCGGCACAACGTTTTCGAGCGCGACAAATACACTTGTCAGTATTGCTCCAAGAAAATGCGTTCCGAGGATCTGAATCTCGACCACGTCATACCCCGCCATTACGGAGGGAAGACGACTTGGGAAAACATCGTTTGCTCCTGTATCGACTGTAATTCTCGCAAGGCGAACCGACTGCCACACGAGGCGAAGATGCATCTTATCCGCAAACCGGTAGCTCCCAAATGGCGTCCAGTCATAAGCTTAGCCGCTCGCGGGAAAAAGCAGGAAGCCTGGAAACACTTTCTCGACGTCGCCTACTGGAACGTAGAACTGGAGAAGTAGCCGCGTCAGATGACCAAAAAAAGCGGCGGGAGCATGGAACTCCGCGCCGCTTGGGAAGTGTTTGGTTTTGCTGTCCTTACTTGATCAGGTTGATGCCGGTCATTTCTTCCGGCTTTTCGAGACCCATCATGGCGAGGATGGTGGGGGCGATGTCGGCGAGGCGACGGTCTCCGTCGTTGACTAGCTCCTTGCCCTTCAGCCCTGTCCCATAAACAACGGCTTCGACCGGGTTTAAGGTGTGGGCGGTGTGTGGACCGTCGACGGTCGGATCCCAAAGCTGGTCTGCATTTCCGTGGTCGGCGGTGATGAAGGCGCGGCCTTCCATCTTGTCGATCGCTTCGAGCAGGATGCCGATGCTGGAGTCAACCTTGGCGCAAGCCTTCTTGACCGCTTCCAAGTTTCCAGTGTGGCCGACCATGTCTGGGTTGGCGTAGTTGACGAGGACGAAGTCGTACTTGCCGGAGAGGATGGCATCCTTGACGAGGTCGGTGACTTCGCCGGCGGACATTTCAGGGGCCTGGTCGTAGGTTGGAACCTTGGGCGACTTGGCCATGCCGCGATCTTCGCCGTCAAATGGTTCTTCACGGTAGTCATTGAAGAAGAAGGTGACGTGCGGGAACTTTTCGGTTTCGGCGGAGCGGAACTGGGTGAGGCCCTTGTCGGCGAGATAGGAGCCGAGCACGTTCTTCATTTTCTCTGGTTTGTAGAAAACGACGTTTTCGCAGAGTCCTTTTTGCCACTCGGTCATGGCGACGAAGAAGATGTCCAACTTGTCGCCGCGATCGAATCCGTCGAATCCGTCTTGGATGAAGGCCTTGGCCAATTCGCGGGGGCGGTCGCCACGGTAGTTGTAGAAAACGACAGCGTCTCCATCGGCGATAGTGCCGAGAGGGGTTCCGTCTTCGTCTACAACCCATGTTGGCGGAACGAATTCGTCGCCTACGTTAGAATCCGAAGTCGGATTGTCGTAGTAACTTTGGATGGCTTCTGGGCCGGACTTGGCCTTTTCACCTTCCTTGCCGGTGAGCATGTTGTAGGCGCGTCCCACGCGGTCCCAACGCTCGTCGCGGTCCATACACCAGAAGCGTCCGCATACGGAAGCGATCTTGCCGATGCCAAGCTCCTTGCACTTCGCTTCCGCTTGTTCTGCAAATGCCTTGCCGGAGTGAGGAGGTGTGTCACGACCGTCGGTGAAAAGGTGGATGTAGACTTCTTCTACTCCCGCCTTCTTCGCTTCTTCCAAAAGACCGTAGAGGTGCTCGAGTAGGCCGTGTACTCCGGCGTCGGAGGCGATACCCATGTAGTGCAGCTTGCCGCCGGATTTCGCCTTGGCGAAAGCTCCTTCGAGAGCCTTGTTACCCGTCACGGTTCCTTCCGAGAACGCCTTGGTGATGCGAACGATTTCTTGGTCTACGATGCGGCCCGCTCCAATATTTTGGTGGCCGACTTCAGAATTGCCCATGATGCCCTCCGGTACGCCTACATCTAGACCGCAGGCGGCTAGCTCGGTGCGTGGCCACTCGGCGCTCAGCATGTCAGAGACTGGGGTGTCCGCTAGTTTGACGGCGTTGAAGCCGTCTTGGTCGGCGTGGTGATTCGCGCCCCAGCCATCGCGGATGACGAGGAGTACAGGTTTTTTCGCTTCGCTCATGATGAATATGATGGTTTGAGCCTCCCAAAAAGCGCGCTTAGAGGGAGTAAGACAAGGATCGACTGGATTAGGAGGGTTAAGTTTAGGGTTTAACCGGTATTAGGCGAAAAGGGGAGTGAATGGAGCTTAATAGCACTCCTTATCCTGAGGCTAAAACGGGCCGATTTTCCCTCTCTAAGAAAAAAAATCAAACGTTTGTTTGAATCCGAAATGGCTTCACCTTCGTAGAAGTAGATAAAGCCGGACTCGATCTAACAATCGAGGCGGGCATGGGAAAACAAGGAGAGAGGGAAACAATGAAAAACAGAATTTTTAGTAGAATCGAAAACGCTAGAACCAAGGTATTGGGATTGTCCGCCTTAGCGGTATTGGCTGCTTCGACGACGTTTGGGGCAGTGATGGATCCGTCGAAGGTGGAAAAACCGGCTGCTGAAGAAGCTGCTGCACGCCGTTTGGTTGTTAATATAAACGACATACGAGGAATCGTGGATTTCGAGTCCGAGCGCGTGCGGGAGGATTTGTTACGTAGCGCTTTCTATGATGCTGCGGATCGTTCCGATTGGCTGGGAGAATTCGATTTCAACTACAACTCCAACAAAAAATCGGAGTCGCCGGGCAGTCTGGACATCAACGTGTTGAATTGGCGCTTAAGCAGAACCGGCATCTACGAGTTCACCGCTTCTGCAACTTATTGGAATAATGACGGTGAGAGGGTGAATCTAGGATTGTTTCACGGCAGCCGCATGAGTTTGCCGGTTACTAATATTTGGCATTCCGGCGAGCAATTCGTTGATTCAGCGGAAGACGCGTTCAAGGATTCGCTTAAGAAGCTTAAGGAAATCGTAGTTGAATCTTAGTTACCGAATTTTGAATTTTTGAGTATTGGATTTTTCATATGCAAAGGCGAGCCATGTAAGTGGCTCGCCTTTTTTATTGAAAATTGGATACGCCGATTACTCGGCAGTCCTACTCAATGCGAAAGAAATCAAAATCCGCTTGCCCGTAGGCTCCTGTCTTAGAGGGCTTGATTGCGACGAGTCCTACTTTAGCTCCTATCCAGCGTCCCTCGACGGCTTGAAAGGGTTCTCCGATTTCGGCGTATTGCTCACCGTCGTTGCTGAAGCTGAATTGGCAGATTCCTCCGTCTTCAACGTCGACTCGCAAAAATCCGTGTGGTGTTGGTATTGGCTGTTTGGCAACGACACGTTCTTGGTTTTGTCTTCGAGCGTCGTGGCAGGTCGAGAGGGCCAGCTCGTAGGAACCATCGCTCTTTCGGTTAATGGAAAGCAGAGCGTAGTCCATCCCCATGACGAGCAAGCCCGAGTGTTCGCCGGGGAGGAGCTCGCTGGCGTCGATCTTGGTAGACGCGGTAAACTCGGGTGCTGGCATCTTCTGGAGCAAAAGGTGCGGAGCGTTCCAAAGGTTTGCGGGTAGTTTAGGAATCCATTGTGAGCGAAGACTCAAGGAGCCTTCTGTATCCGAAAGTGAATACCAGTGAGGACGCCAGTTGGCATGCCATTGCCAGGCGAGGGAAAGTCGGCCGTCGTCAAATTCGTCACCGACGGCTGGCGCATGTGGCGTAATCGCCTCTCTACTTTTCGGTTTGGCATGGCTAGCGACGGGTTGTCCGGTTCCATCTGCATCGGGGTCTTCGCCCATGACGGGCCAGTCGTCCACCCAATGAACGGGTAGAAGGTGTACGATACGACCGTAGGGTTGGACTTCTTGGAAATGGAGGAACCAACTGTCGCCGTTCTCCTGTTCGATGTAGGCTCCCTGGTGCGGACCATTGATGTCGGTGTCACCTGTGGCGAGGACGGTTCTAATTTCATAGGGGCCAAATATGTCTTTTGAGCGAAGCACGTTTTGCCAGCCGGTGGCGACTCCGCCAGCGGGAGCGAAAATGTAGTAGTAACCGTTTCGTTTATAAAACTTCGGTCCTTCGGTGGTCGGGTGGTCGTGGGCTCCGTTGAAGACCACCTTGCGATTGCGGATAACGGAGTCCCCCTCCGGGGTAAGCTCTTGTATTTGTAAGACGTCGCCCAGACCGGCTCGGGAATTGGCGAATGCGTGCACGAGGTAGACGCGCCCATCGTCATCCCAAAGCGGACAGGCGTCGATATTGCCGTAGGCATCCTTCACCAAGATAGGAGCTGACCACTCGCCAAGCGGATCCTCGGTTTGGACGCGAAAGATTCCGCGATCCGGGTCGCCCCAATATATGTAATACATACCGTCGTGGTAGCGGAAGGAGGGCGCCCACACGCCATTGCCGTGTTGCGGCGTATCGAAATAGGAGTCTGGGAAACGCGGGATGGCGTAGTTGACCAACTCCCAATTTACCAAGTCCTTGGAATGCAGGATGGGCAGACCTGGGACGCAGTTGAATGACGAAGCGGTCATGTAATAGTCGTCGCCTACTCGCACCACATCCGGGTCTGAGTAGTCGGCGTAGATGATCGGATTCTTATAGTCGCCGTTTTCGAGGTCAGGTTGCCACGGGGCGGCGGATGAACTTGCGAGAGCGGCCAATGCTATGGCCGCAGTCAGTAGGTAGCGGGGTAGGAGCATGACTCCAGCAAAACTTCACACACGTGTATGGTCCAGCGGAAACTGCGTCACATCGTTGATGTGCGCTGAAGTAGGATTAGTCGATCCGGGATGCGAAGCGATTGTAGAGGTAGCCGATTGTGGTGAAGAGAACTGCCAGAACGGCAAACGCGATGATGCGGTGGAGCGTCTCTTGGATGTCGACGAGGAAAAGTCGGCCTACCGGCAAAACGAATCCAGCTAAGGCGACGATACGGAAAGGCTTCACCTTTAGGGCAATGCCTAGGGAAATGAGACCAAGGCAGTATACCGCTATTATTGGCGTGTAGTAGGAATCCAAAGACAGGCCGGGATAGGCCAATGTTATAGCTGCGGCCAGGTAGCTGGCGATGGTTGCTAGGTAGATCAGAACCTTGCCTAGCGGTTCTCGGATTTTTCGGGATGTCCGAAAACTGACAACTGTGCCTGCCAGTAAAGCGAAAACGCTGAAAGAGAGTCCAATGCTAAGGAACTGCCATGACCAAGGGGATTGGTCCGAGTAGAAGTTACCTGTTTCGTATAGGTTACTCAGGCTGATTAAGGACAGGAAGACAGAGCAGATCAGGGAGGTTCGGTGGCGCTGTAACCTCCATAGGAGAAAGAAAAGAACCGTAGCCGCTAGGAGAATCCCTTGCGATTGGAACCAATCCTCGATGCGGGAGCAGTGAGTTAGAATTAGTGCCGTGATAAAGGGTTGTCCTAGTTTGCGACCTAAGCCCCAGGTTCGCAGGAAGTAGAGGTTTCTCTCGAAACGAGGGCGAAGGCTGCTTCCAAAAAACAGGCAATAGCATAGGGCCAGGCTGAGGACATGAATCCAGAAAGAGCTTTCGCTCGAAAGAAGGTTCCCGATGTTGACCAAAAGAGGGATTAAGAAAAGGTCGCCCAGTGTACGGAAAGGTCGGATACGGACCAATCTCAAAACGACCGAAAATGCAGGAGCGAAAAGCGGGAATAGGGGCAACGTTTCGTAACCAGAATAGAAATACCAGTAGGTAGAGATGACGGACAGTCCCAGGAGCGTGAGCTCGGGCAAGTTGCTGGCTTTGCTTTTGAAACAGGCTACACGTCGAGTCGCTTGATAAGCGAAGAGGATGGAGACTGCTGTAATGGCTACGAAGGACCAGAGGTTTTCCGGTTCGCTCCAAAATACGAAGTGGCCGATTGTGATACACACGGCGCTGGAAGCGATGACGGGAATCGAGTAGAAGCGAGGGATGGTTGCTAGGCATCCGGTTGCGATTGCCAAGCCAGCGAGATAGAGCGGGATTTGGGCTTCATCGGGGACGTTTAGAGCGGAGAAAAGGCAGAGCAGTCCGCCGCTCGAGATGCCGGCCAGAAAATAGATGGTTTTACGGGCTTTGTTCTGTGTGAGGGCGTCCAGTTGCAAACCCAAGGCAGCCGTGCCGAGTATGGGCAGCAGAAAGTATAGGATGAAAGGGATTGACCATACCGCGACAGAGCGGCTCGACAATAGATCCCAGAAAGCAAGAAGGCAGGCCACTGCGTATAAGGCAAAGGTGGCAAGCTCGCTCCACGTGGATTTAGACTGCCGAGTAGACCATGCCATTAGGATCGCTTGAACGCCTAGCGCGAACCAACGGATTTCGCCGCTGAAGTAGTTGACGAACCAAAGGGCGGCCAGACCGCTTCCTTTCAGGAAGAAGAGCTGAAAGGCGAGGCTTCGAAGTCCTGTTTTTATGTACAGCACAGCCCACGAGATGAACAGGAGAGCGAAGATACCGTAGGCGTTGGTGAGATCGCCACTGCTCAACTTGGTATAGCTGTATCCAAGGGATGCGAACAAGGTTGTATTCGCGACCGCGAGGAAGCGGTAAGCCGTCGCGGAAAAACGGTTTCGCAGATTCCATTTCCAATCTATGAATGGAAAGGTGGATACGGAAATAGCGAGAAAGATGAGTATGCTGGCGTTCCAAGGTAGGGTAAGGCTGGTGGAGTCAATGGCCAGAAATAGGCACAAAGCCAGAAGTGGCAGGTATACGGCCAAGGTTGAAAGGGCGAAAAGCGGGAGATGTTTCCAGCGGTAGCCGAACGCTGCTCCAAGCAGCTGCAAAATGACGGCAGAAAGGAGAGCTCCCTCATTCAATCCAACGTAGGCTGCGAAGATGGAAGACGCGAAGCCTAACAGCGTAGCGAGAAAGGCGATACCGTGCTCACGTAGTTTGACGGCGATTGTGTAGATGAAAGCGATGACCGCGAACTGGGCCGCGATGCCAATGAAGGGGTTGGTGATTACGCGAACAGGCGAAGCGGCGTATCCTGAGACGACGCTCACGTAGAGCATGCACAAGCCAATTGCTAAGATGATGGAGCCGAAGCGGGCTCGCTTTTTGCGGAAGTAGGTTCCAAGGCCGATGACCGCAGCATCCACCGCCATGAGCTCCATGAAGCGAATGAGAGGAGATGTGTTTTTTGAAATGTAGACCGAAAAGAAGATTGCGGTGAGGACGGCGAGTAATCCGCCTAAGCGAAGCGTCCACCATTGGATGATGCCCGCTTCAGTTCGGTTCATATCAGCCGGTGGCAGCAGGCCCATGGATCGTAGAAGCTTCGGAAGTGAAGCGGGGGACTTCTGAGGTGCCTCCTCTGTTTTGGGGTTTTCTAGTTCTGTTCGCTCCCTTGGTTCTGGCTTGGCGGGGGCAGGCGTTGATTCAACTGCGCGCAGAAAGGCGGACTCTTCCCCTGTACTCGTTTCTTCCAAGGGTTCCTCTACCTCGGCAGGTTCATCGAATTCGATTTTGGCCGGTTGCGAAGTCCTGTCCCTCTTGAGTTGCTCTAGTTGCAACTCAAGTCGCCCCATCCGCTCGGATAGCCTTTTTCGCTGGACCAGCAGGTAGACGCAAATGGGGAGCGGAGCGAAAAGGAAGAGGATGGCGAGAGCGACGAGGTAGGCTTCGGGGGGCATGGGGTAGAGTGGATCGGAGTAAGTCTAGCGGTTGCTTTTCAGCCAATCCTTGTCGGCTAGGAGAAGCAGTCGCTTCCCAGCAGCGTGCAGGGTCTCTTCCTTTTTTGCAAAATGAAAGCGAATGAAGCGGTGCTCCGGCTCGCGGAAGAAACTCGAACCGGGTACGCCCGCTACGCCGACTTTGCGGGCGAACCATTCTGCGGCTTGGGTATCGGTTTCGAAGCCCAAAGAGGAAATGTCGACCATGACGTAGTATGCGCCTTGCGGTTCGGTAAAGGGTAGGCCCGTCTGGCGAAGGTAGCCCAAGAAGACCTCGCGTTTTCTAGAGTAGAGATCCTGAAGGTCCGAGTAGTATTGGTCTGGTAGTTCGAGTCCGGATACGGCTGCTTCCTGTAGTGGCGCTGCTGCTCCTACAGTGAGAAAATCATGAACCTTGCGAGCTTGGGCTATTACCTCCTGTGGCGCTAAGACGTAGCCAAGGCGCCAGCCGGTTATGGAGTAGGTTTTGGAAAGCGAATTGCAGGTAATGACCCTCTCCCATGCTCCGGGCAAGGAGGCGGCGTAGGTGTGTACGTGTGGCGGGTAGACGATGTGCTCGTAGGGTTCGTCGGTGATGACGTAGGCGTCGTGTTTTTCTGCGAGGGTGATGATGTGGGTGAGTTCCTCGGGTGTGAAAACCTTACCCGTTGGGTTTGACGGGTTGCAGACGATAATGGCTTTCGGCTTTTGTTCGAAGGCCGCTTCCAATTCTTGAGGGTTGTATCCGAAATCTGGAGCGTTGAGGGTTACGTAAATCGGCTCGGCTCCGGAGAGGATCGCGTCGGCGGCATAGTTTTCGTAGAAAGGGGAGAAGACGATGACTTTGTCGCCCGGGTTGCAGGCGGTCATCATGGCAACCATCATGGCTTCGGTACTGCCGCAGGTAACGACCAGATGCTGGTCCGGATCGATCGAAAGTCCCGTGTTTCGGGATATCTTTTGGGCTAGGGCCTCTCTGAAACGAGGCGCTCCCCAGGTAACCGCGTATTGATGGTGCGGACCACGTGTAGCAGTCTCCAAGGCGGAAAGGATTTCTTCCGGCGGATCAAAATCCGGGAAGCCTTGGGAGAGGTTTATGGCTCCGCAACGATTCGCTAGGCGGGTCATTCCGCGAATGACGGATTCGGAAAACTGGGACAGACGGTTGGCGGGAGTGGGCATCTACAGAGAAGAATCGCCGCTTGTAAGTGGCCGTCAAGTTTGGCGAAACGGGAAGTTTGCCAAGGAAGGGCGATTTTTCGCTTGCAGGTTCTATTTCACGGAAATATAGAATTTCACCATATTTCATATGAAACAAGTGCCCCCCCTCAAAACCCTCGGCGCAGGTATGCTGCGCTCGTTCGCTAATTTCTCGAAGCTCGCCCTCTTGCCCTGTCTCGCAACCTCCGGGCTTTTTGCTACCGCCAATGCGGCTGAGCCGGGGCAGATTCCCCCGCATCCGGTTCGCATGGACAAGGTGATTCCAGCCTTCCCCGGCGCTTGGGGCGGCGGCATGTTCACTTCAGGCGGACGTGGTGGCGAGGCGATCGCGGTGACAAATCTCAACGACAGCGGCCCGGGCAGTTTGCGCGAAGCCATTGAGGCGGAAGGTCCTCGTACCATCGTTTTCCGTGTGGCGGGCACCATCCAGCTCGAGTCGAATCTCGATATCGATAATCCCGATATCACCATCGCGGGGCAGAGCGCTCCGGGCGACGGGATCTGTATCGCGAACCACTCGCTGAACATCAATACACACAAC
This region of Pelagicoccus albus genomic DNA includes:
- a CDS encoding pyridoxal phosphate-dependent aminotransferase, coding for MPTPANRLSQFSESVIRGMTRLANRCGAINLSQGFPDFDPPEEILSALETATRGPHHQYAVTWGAPRFREALAQKISRNTGLSIDPDQHLVVTCGSTEAMMVAMMTACNPGDKVIVFSPFYENYAADAILSGAEPIYVTLNAPDFGYNPQELEAAFEQKPKAIIVCNPSNPTGKVFTPEELTHIITLAEKHDAYVITDEPYEHIVYPPHVHTYAASLPGAWERVITCNSLSKTYSITGWRLGYVLAPQEVIAQARKVHDFLTVGAAAPLQEAAVSGLELPDQYYSDLQDLYSRKREVFLGYLRQTGLPFTEPQGAYYVMVDISSLGFETDTQAAEWFARKVGVAGVPGSSFFREPEHRFIRFHFAKKEETLHAAGKRLLLLADKDWLKSNR